GCGACCTGGGTGCTGAACGCACACGAGTTGTCGCCGGATGCCGGGCTGAGCATCGTGATCGTCGATGACGGGGAGATCCACCAGCTTAACCAACAGTTCCGTCAGGTGGATACGCCGACGGACGTGCTCTCGTTCCCTACCGATCCCGATCCTGACGCCGGGGAAGACGCCAACTATTTAGGCGATCTGGTGCTGGGCCTGCCATACATCGAGCGGCAGGCATTGGCGGAGCAGCACAGCGTCGAGGATGAGATGGTGCTGGCGGTGGTGCACGGCACGCTGCACCTGTTGGGCTATGACCACGACACGGCGGCGCATCAGGCCGAGATGTGGGACGTTCAGACCGAAGCGTTGGCGGCGCTGGGTGTGGCGATTGTCGTGCCGAATTTTGAGTTTCCCGACGATGGGGTAGGGGAGACTGGCTCGCCGGATTGACGAGCCAGGATGGAGGGGGCGTGCCTTCACGTCGCTCAGGGCCGCGCTCTAGTCGCGGCCATGTACGCATGGAACAGGAACCCGGCGTGCCGCGCCGGTGGATCGCTGTGGTGGCGGGCATTGCCGCCTTCATCCTGGTACTGGTCGTGCTGCGCCAGCTTTTGGCGGACGGCGACGGCATCACGGCGCAGTTCAAGGATAACCGCACGTGGCTGGAATTCGCCTGGACGGATAACCCGGTGAACGCCGATGCCGTCGTGCAGCTCGGCGAGCGTCTGGGTGATGGCGAGATCAACCGCGTCTACCTGGAGGCGTCGGCCTGGCGTACCGATGGCACGCTGATCGAGGGCCAACACGCGCAGGCGTTCGTGGACGCGCTGCGGCA
This sequence is a window from Aggregatilinea lenta. Protein-coding genes within it:
- the ybeY gene encoding rRNA maturation RNase YbeY, with protein sequence MSYNVGVQVMIETARVIPEARLIAAATWVLNAHELSPDAGLSIVIVDDGEIHQLNQQFRQVDTPTDVLSFPTDPDPDAGEDANYLGDLVLGLPYIERQALAEQHSVEDEMVLAVVHGTLHLLGYDHDTAAHQAEMWDVQTEALAALGVAIVVPNFEFPDDGVGETGSPD